From a region of the Tenggerimyces flavus genome:
- a CDS encoding carboxylesterase/lipase family protein: MKTSWRGRLGRAALGACAAAALIASAVPASAASGGAPPVVATDHGLVRGTEADGVRTYEGIPFAAPPKGALRWTAPQPAPRWAGVRDATKPQSPCPQAPGEVPGGSVEEDCLYLNVTTPAAKQHKPRPVIVWIHGGGYTNGAGSSYDANRLASKGNAVVITINYRLGVFGNLTYPGLKDGGTFGLLDQLAALKWARANARAFGGDPHNVTAAGESAGGMSICALLTSPKAKGAFDKGVMQSGSCLLHWTKNTWYPGLPGFKPYYAAKDAQEFATEGAAALQCTDAATAVDCLRGKEVEKLLALEVPFNAPSYDNSLLPRDPAEALRAGRFQRMPLLSGGNRDEANGSAAAIEAAGHLTEDAYQGLLADSFGADAPKVAARYPSSAYQSPAAAWGAVATDRAWACPTLEGNRLLAKRTRTYGYEFADRTAPPITPAPPGFPTGASHAFDLPYLFDLGGQHLLTTPAQEKLADQMIASWTGFARTGHAPWPRLRASADVPYVQSLDHDPAGADMAERHQCDLWSTIP, translated from the coding sequence ATGAAAACATCCTGGCGAGGCCGTCTCGGCCGCGCGGCGCTCGGCGCCTGCGCGGCCGCGGCGTTGATAGCGAGTGCCGTACCCGCGTCGGCGGCATCCGGCGGCGCCCCACCGGTCGTCGCGACGGACCACGGTCTGGTCCGCGGCACGGAGGCGGACGGCGTCCGTACGTACGAGGGCATCCCGTTCGCCGCACCGCCGAAGGGCGCGCTGCGCTGGACGGCGCCGCAACCGGCGCCACGTTGGGCCGGCGTCCGCGACGCGACGAAGCCGCAAAGCCCGTGCCCGCAGGCACCCGGCGAGGTGCCCGGCGGCAGTGTCGAGGAGGACTGTCTCTACCTGAACGTGACGACGCCCGCAGCCAAGCAGCACAAGCCCAGGCCGGTGATCGTCTGGATCCACGGCGGCGGCTACACCAACGGTGCCGGATCGTCTTACGACGCGAACCGCCTTGCCAGTAAGGGCAACGCGGTCGTCATCACCATCAACTACCGGCTCGGCGTGTTCGGCAACCTGACCTATCCCGGGCTGAAGGACGGCGGAACGTTCGGCCTCCTGGACCAGCTCGCCGCGCTGAAGTGGGCGCGCGCCAACGCGAGGGCGTTCGGCGGCGACCCGCACAACGTCACGGCCGCGGGGGAGTCCGCCGGCGGGATGAGCATCTGCGCGTTGCTCACCTCGCCGAAGGCGAAGGGCGCGTTCGACAAGGGCGTGATGCAGAGCGGTTCCTGCTTGCTGCACTGGACGAAGAACACCTGGTATCCCGGCCTGCCCGGCTTCAAGCCGTACTACGCGGCGAAGGACGCGCAGGAGTTCGCGACGGAGGGTGCTGCCGCGCTCCAGTGCACCGACGCGGCGACGGCCGTGGACTGCCTGCGTGGCAAGGAGGTCGAGAAGCTCCTCGCGCTCGAGGTGCCGTTCAACGCGCCGTCGTACGACAACAGCCTGCTGCCGCGCGATCCCGCCGAAGCGTTGCGGGCGGGCCGGTTCCAGCGGATGCCGTTGCTGTCCGGCGGCAACCGCGACGAGGCCAACGGCTCGGCGGCCGCGATCGAGGCCGCCGGTCACCTGACCGAGGACGCGTACCAGGGCCTGCTGGCGGACTCGTTCGGCGCGGACGCCCCGAAGGTCGCCGCCCGCTACCCGTCCAGCGCTTACCAGTCGCCGGCCGCCGCCTGGGGCGCGGTCGCGACGGACCGCGCGTGGGCCTGCCCGACGCTCGAGGGCAACCGGCTGCTCGCGAAGCGGACCCGGACGTACGGGTACGAGTTCGCCGACCGCACGGCACCGCCGATCACCCCGGCGCCGCCCGGGTTCCCGACCGGTGCGTCGCACGCGTTCGACCTGCCGTACCTGTTCGACCTCGGCGGACAGCACCTGCTCACGACACCGGCGCAGGAGAAGCTGGCGGACCAGATGATCGCGAGCTGGACCGGGTTCGCCCGGACCGGGCACGCGCCGTGGCCGCGCTTGCGGGCGTCAGCGGACGTGCCGTACGTCCAGTCGCTCGACCACGACCCGGCGGGCGCGGACATGGCCGAGCGGCACCAGTGCGACCTGTGGAGCACGATCCCGTAG
- the lpdA gene encoding dihydrolipoyl dehydrogenase, which yields MSTHFDLVVLGAGPGGYTAAVRGAQLGLRVAVVEEKYWGGVCLNVGCIPSKALLRNAELAHLFTHDRETFGIQGEVTFDYGAAFRRSRTVADGRVKGIHFLMKKNKITELDGRGTFTDAKTLRVALTAGGEDTVTFDHCVIAAGATTKLLPGTKLSERVVTYEEQILTEQLPSSIIIAGAGAIGVEFAYVLANYGVKVTIVEFLDRMVPLEDADVSKELARQYKKLGVEVLTSTRVDAIDDSGAQVAVTVTASDGQQRVLQADKVLQAIGFQPRVEGYGLETTGVALTERGAIAVDGRGRTNVPHLYAIGDVTAKLMLAHAAEAMAMIAAETIAGAETMELDFAMIPRATYCQPQVASFGYTEAQARERGFDVQVVKFPFTANGKAHGLGDPVGFVKLLSDGKHGELLGAHLIGPDVTELLPELTLAQQWDLTVHEVGRNVHAHPTLGEAVKEAVHGLAGHMINF from the coding sequence ATGAGCACACACTTCGACCTGGTGGTCCTGGGCGCCGGCCCGGGTGGGTACACGGCGGCGGTGCGGGGCGCGCAGCTGGGGCTACGGGTGGCGGTCGTCGAGGAGAAGTACTGGGGCGGCGTCTGCCTGAACGTCGGCTGCATCCCGTCCAAGGCGCTCCTGCGCAACGCCGAGCTGGCGCACCTGTTCACCCACGACCGGGAGACGTTCGGGATTCAGGGCGAGGTGACGTTCGACTACGGCGCCGCGTTCCGGCGCAGCCGGACGGTCGCCGACGGCCGGGTCAAGGGCATCCACTTCCTGATGAAGAAGAACAAGATCACCGAGCTCGACGGCCGCGGCACGTTCACCGACGCGAAGACGCTGCGGGTGGCGCTCACCGCGGGCGGCGAGGACACGGTGACGTTCGACCACTGCGTCATCGCGGCGGGCGCGACGACGAAGCTGCTGCCCGGGACGAAGCTCTCCGAGCGGGTCGTGACGTACGAGGAGCAGATCCTCACCGAGCAGCTCCCGTCCAGCATCATCATCGCCGGCGCGGGTGCGATCGGCGTCGAGTTCGCGTACGTCCTGGCGAACTACGGCGTCAAGGTGACGATCGTCGAGTTCCTCGACCGGATGGTGCCGCTCGAGGACGCCGACGTGTCGAAGGAGCTGGCGCGGCAGTACAAGAAGCTCGGCGTCGAGGTGCTGACGTCCACGCGCGTCGACGCGATCGACGACTCCGGCGCGCAGGTCGCCGTGACCGTGACGGCGTCCGACGGGCAACAGCGCGTTCTGCAAGCGGACAAGGTGTTGCAGGCGATCGGCTTCCAGCCGCGGGTCGAGGGGTACGGGCTCGAGACGACCGGTGTGGCGTTGACCGAGCGCGGCGCGATCGCGGTGGATGGTCGCGGGCGGACGAACGTCCCGCACCTGTACGCGATCGGCGACGTGACCGCGAAGCTGATGCTCGCGCACGCCGCCGAGGCGATGGCGATGATCGCGGCGGAGACGATCGCCGGCGCGGAGACGATGGAGCTGGACTTCGCGATGATCCCGCGGGCGACGTACTGTCAACCGCAGGTTGCCTCGTTCGGCTACACCGAGGCGCAGGCCCGCGAGCGGGGCTTCGACGTGCAGGTGGTGAAGTTCCCGTTCACCGCGAACGGCAAGGCGCACGGGCTCGGCGACCCGGTCGGCTTCGTGAAGCTCCTCAGTGACGGCAAGCACGGCGAGCTGCTCGGCGCGCACCTGATCGGGCCGGACGTCACCGAGCTGCTGCCGGAGCTCACGCTGGCGCAGCAGTGGGACCTCACCGTGCACGAGGTCGGCCGGAACGTGCACGCGCACCCGACGCTCGGCGAGGCGGTCAAGGAGGCGGTCCACGGCCTCGCGGGACACATGATCAACTTCTGA